In Ornithorhynchus anatinus isolate Pmale09 chromosome 17, mOrnAna1.pri.v4, whole genome shotgun sequence, the following proteins share a genomic window:
- the LOC100089564 gene encoding putative protein FAM172B, translating to MNWLPVEESLSFQAFFRHSAQMEDLKYEFNASGELRHIETQGPYVFNYYKNALERNSRRHRALGRLLERYVYALLERVCRLKRVYIPTDASAREPRSCFFMSEEAPTNPTLLVLLQDRGILRAGQWGQRTVIHDGLRHGTQITCIRMAFHWHWDVVVLNPNDNFSDLKLEEERDGLPAPPGPSSPSGVPGAGTPDGSRCLPKRCSGTPEEHTTYIWDHFISKSAARDVAFVCHGYGGLVFVELLSRRRGEVMGKVFAVALVDSGHHVGHQLGRDELLSAWIKQHCREWVTSPKRLDKPAGSVLKADCPTVSAGTEKPGLALSCSLRSIFKFFKTALKAKTVVFSRAPIVTRSSTKRKL from the exons ATGAAC TGGCTACCGGTGGAAGAGAGCCTGAGCTTCCAAGCGTTCTTCCGGCACTCGGCTCAGATGGAGGACCTGAAGTACGAATTCAATGCGAGCGGCGAGCTGCGACACATCGAGACCCAGGGGCCTTACGTCTTCAACTATTATAAAAACGCCCTCGAGAGGAACAGCCGCCGCCACCGGGCCTTGGGCCGCTTGCTCGAACGGTACGTCTACGCGCTGCTGGAGCGGGTCTGCCGGCTGAAGAGAGTGTACATTCCGACGGACGCCTCCGCCAGGGAGCCGAGGAGCTGCTTTTTCATGAGCGAGGAGGCTCCGACTAACCCCACGCTCCTCGTCCTCCTTCAGGACCGGGGGATCCTCCGAGCCGGGCAGTGGGGTCAGAGGACCGTCATCCACGACGGCCTGCGACACGGAACCCAGATAACCTGCATCcggatggccttccactggcACTGGGATGTCGTCGTCCTAAACCCCAACGATAATTTCTCGGACCTCAAGTTGGAAGAAGAGCGGGAcggcctcccggctccccccgggCCGTCGTCCCCCTCGGGGGTTCCCGGGGCCGGGACGCCGGACGGCTCCCGGTGCCTCCCCAAGAGGTGCAGCGGCACGCCCGAGGAACATACGACTTACATTTGGGACCATTTCATATCGAAGAGCGCGGCCAGGGACGTAGCCTTCGTCTGCCACGGCTACGGGGGCTTAGTCTTCGTGGAGCTGCTGAGTcggagaaggggggaagtgatGGGCAAGGTGTTTGCCGTGGCCCTGGTTGATTCCGGCCACCACGTCGGACACCAGCTGGGAAGAGACGAGCTTCTGTCGGCCTGGATAAAGCAGCACTGCCGGGAGTGGGTGACGAGCCCCAAGCGCCTCGATAAGCCTGCGGGTTCCGTTTTGAAAGCCGACTGTCCTACGGTCTCCGCGGGGACGGAAAAGCCCGGCTTAGCCCTTTCTTGCAGTCTCCGGTCCATTTTCAAATTCTTTAAAACGGCTTTAAAAGCCAAGACGGTTGTCTTCTCTCGCGCACCGATTGTAACTCGGAGTTCCACGAAAAGAAAGTTATAA
- the TRMT10C gene encoding tRNA methyltransferase 10 homolog C: MGGSRGQWAASFSPPRPAAPRGFPSGAQAASPGSSSARRRRGFRVERGSPPGPPAPPPRLLRGRPLCAQRWAQRWAGAAGRHVEASPRPASNGGDGQVSRIEIQPNIGVRSDDDASYEMSAPVVLLRHLSRRLGVPFPAPGGKGRVSNLPPRPRYGSSRPPVLCRPQKEETAAPAAAERLDLDGWKEAVKRDGGEEVPRTAPDGAGDDEAVATRDFIEMWRLLGREVPEHISEEQFQTVMECPSKTAKKKYLKFLFIKEKLKRADRERKERRRAAREEEAEGGENTEHEAKNTFLQRIYQKAMEVQWGWRVAQAMTFGQPLVYDMAYERFMTRIELENAVSQLLESEGWNRRAVDPFHIHFCNLRADGAFRRELVRRYGGKWDRLLLTASEKSPVDLFPRSDLVYLTADSPNVMTAFRHDRVYVVGALVDRNIQKGVSFANAKRMNVATERLPLDRYLDWDSGGKNLTLDQVTRILMSVKDSGNWEEALKFVPRRKHSGFVDTSAYPREFLNGLRKQRSRGTETFVRPSAGARNGRQR; this comes from the exons ATGGGCGGGAGCCGCGGCCAATGGGCGGCGAGCttttccccgccccgccccgcggccccccggggcTTCCCTTCCGGGGCGCAGGCCGCTTCACCCGGAAGTAGTTCCGCCCGGCGCCGCCGCGGCTTCCGGGTGGAGCGGGGGAGTCCGCcgggtcctcccgccccccccccccgcttgctCAGGGGGCGCCCACTGTGCGCGCAGCGCTGGGCTCAGCGCTGGGCAGGGGCAGCTGGGCGGCACGTGgaggcctccccccgcccggcctccaACGGCGGAGACGGACAAGTCAGTCGCATCGAGATTCAGCCTAATATCG GTGTCCGCTCGGACGACGACGCTTCCTACGAGATGAGCGCGCCTGTGGTCCTTTTGAGGCACTTGTCCCGAAGGCTCGGGGTGCCCTTCCCGGCGcccggagggaaaggaagggtttCGAATCTCCCGCCGCGGCCCCGGTACGGGTCCTCCCGGCCGCCGGTCCTCTGTCGTCCTCAGAAGGAGGAGacggcggccccggcggccgccGAGAGGCTGGATCTGGACGGGTGGAAGGAGGCGGTGAAACGCGACGGAGGAGAGGAGGTCCCCCGGACGGCGCCGGACGGCGCGGGGGACGACGAGGCGGTAGCCACCAGAGACTTCATCGAGATGTGGAGACTCCTGGGCAGAGAGGTGCCGGAACACATCAGCGAAGAGCAGTTCCAGACGGTCATGGAGTGTCCCTCCAAGACAGCCAAAAAGAAATATTTAAAGTTCCTGTTTATCAAGGAGAAGCTGAAAAGAGCcgacagggagaggaaggagaggagaagggcggcgagggaggaagaggcggaggggggCGAGAACACCGAGCACGAGGCGAAGAACACTTTCCTGCAGAGAATCTACCAGAAGGCCATGGAGGTCCAGTGGGGTTGGCGGGTGGCCCAGGCCATGACCTTCGGCCAGCCGCTGGTGTACGACATGGCTTACGAGCGCTTCATGACCCGGATCGAGCTGGAGAACGCCGTCAGTCAGCTCTTGGAAAGCGAAGGCTGGAACCGGAGAGCCGTCGACCCCTTCCACATCCACTTCTGCAACCTGCGGGCGGACGGCGCCTTCCGCCGAGAGCTGGTCAGGCGCTACGGCGGCAAGTGGGACCGGCTGCTGCTGACGGCTTCGGAGAAGTCCCCCGTCGACCTGTTCCCCCGGAGCGACCTCGTCTACCTGACGGCCGACTCGCCCAACGTGATGACCGCCTTCAGGCACGACCGGGTGTACGTCGTCGGGGCCCTGGTCGACAGGAACATACAGAAGGGGGTGTCGTTCGCCAACGCCAAACGGATGAACGTGGCCACCGAGCGGCTCCCTCTGGACCGCTATCTCGACTGGGATTCCGGCGGGAAGAATCTCACCTTGGACCAGGTGACGCGCATCCTGATGTCCGTGAAGGACAGCGGCAACTGGGAGGAAGCCCTGAAGTTCGTTCCTCGGAGGAAGCACAGCGGATTCGTCGACACCTCCGCCTATCCGCGGGAGTTTCTGAACGGTCTGAGGAAGCAGCGGTCGAGGGGGACCGAGACGTTCGTCAGGCCCTCGGCCGGGGCGCGAAACGGACGGCAGCGGTGA
- the LOC100089534 gene encoding PEST proteolytic signal-containing nuclear protein, with product MADGPAAAAAAGDEKAEKAQRAGAAGGPEEEAEKPVKTKTVSSSNGGESSSRSTEKRSAEEEAEDFSTKPAKISKFGFAIGSQTTKKAPVISIKLGASKPKEPVPTLAPKTLSVAAVFNEDDDSEPEEMPPEAKMRMKNIGRDTPTSAGPNSFNKGKHGFSDNQKLWERNIKSHLGNVHDQDDD from the exons ATGGCGgacgggccggcggcggcggcggcggcgggcgacgAGAAAGCGGAGAAGGCGCAGCGCGCGGGAGCCGCCGGAG GACCTGAAGAAGAGGCAGAAAAACCTGTGAAAACTAAGACTGTTTCTTCCAGTAATGGAGGGGAAAGTTCGAGTCGCAGCACAGAAAAGCGATCTGCTGAAGAAGAAGCCGAAGACTTTTCAACAAAGCCTGCAAAAATCTCCAAGTTTGGATTTGCCATAGGTAGTCAGACGACAAAGAAAGCACCGGTCATATCCATCAAACTTGGAGCAAGC AAGCCTAAAGAACCCGTTCCAACTCTTGCTCCAAAAACTCTATCAGTAGCAGCAGTTTTCAACGAAGACGATGAT AGTGAACCAGAGGAAATGCCTCCAGAAGCCAAGATGCGCATGAAGAACATTGGAAG GGACACCCCGACATCGGCAGGACCAAACTCCTTCAACAAAGGAAAGCATGGATTTTCTGACAACCAGAAGCTCTGGGAACGAAATATCAAATCTCACCTTGGGAATGTCCACGACCAAGACGATGACTAA